Proteins encoded together in one Gemmatimonadota bacterium DH-78 window:
- a CDS encoding SDR family NAD(P)-dependent oxidoreductase, with the protein MSDLRDLESRILGMSKERLALLALELRDRLDAVSDEPGGDPREPVAVVGMACRFPGSADTVESYWRDLLDGVDAVAEIPPDRWDVDAWYDPDPDAPGRIATRWAGTLRDIARFDADLFSISPREARAMDPQQRLLLEQTWRAFEDAGLDPTAFDGDPVGVFVGMCNNDYLSRLLAEGTDRIDAYLSSGNAYSVAAGRISFTFGFQGPAFTVDTACSSSLVAIHQAVRSVRSGESSLAVAAGVNVLSSPETAVALSRARMMAPDGRCKAFDESGDGFVRSEGCGVLLLKRLSDARRDGDRIHAVIRGSAVGQDGRTSGLTVPNGPAQEAVIRAALDDAGLTPDDIGLVESHGTGTSLGDPIEIGALGRVFGTGRDRPLRVGAVKTNLGHLESAAGVAGVIKAVLAVREGVVPGNLHFHTPSSRIDWESAPVEIPTAASAWEGAGPRRAGVSSFGFSGTNAHVVVEQPPEAEEQPPESDRSAARPTAPDADGPELLVVSAHDRAALTTLERAWVEALEQRPEHFRDLCHTARVGRPALPWRRAVVLQSGAGARAAFAGDLEAAVVHGGATRAGRAPALVFAFTGQGAQHRGMGRDLYRHFPVFREALDHCAAILEPHLPAPLVDTLFDEQGTADLMGPGWAQPLVVSYEWALYRLWSSLGVEPAAVIGHSLGEFVAATVAGVLTLEEMLPLVAARGRLLESLPPDGRMAAVFAEESVVRSVIRRQGGEVGIAAVNGPLDVVVSGRAGDVDEVIAACAGLGVEARALKLDRGFHSPAVEPILDALEEAASRVRHRTPELPIAWNVSGELLEEAPPTSYWREHALRTVRFADGVEALASLGPAAVLEVGPHPVLIPSIQQAWDSEAPRVPSQHRQRPQVATFMEACAELFTAGVPLDWSAWPTEARRTRAPMHPLGGERYWVTAAAEQRASVRAGELPGSRLPASVPIYESLVTRDAPREVAEHRVAGVATVSGPVLVEAIRAAAEAEGWPAAVVRDLELVAPAVVPESGLRLQVTLDTSAGGAVGARVHGCAVDGAGEWRHHATARVEGGEPSAPPEDSPGGASTRVPVADHAERIREMGFELSDALMPWGDVQVRVAADGSARADAPIAAEPGSTSALGRAVVLDAALQVLGAALGAARAIEPRVFAGAARVAVGGDPARAVRCHARITPGEPTVGDVWLLDDTGAALASIEGVRMPRTSAPGTASLVRRHALDWVPVEVAERGVSPGGPARAARAVTDAWEAIQDASRLEAYRTALPELTRRVRAHIARAFEELGIHGSASLPEGLDARLPLLRRFADLLERESPDTPAEPIPEEVEPVAELVDRCGEALAPILRGDIDPLAVLFPDGAAETTRTIYRDTPFGRAFNAALGVAVEVLASSARRPDPLRVLEVGAGSGATTEVMLDALGGVQSELMVSDLSPTLVTDLVERLADRTAIEGRVIDIEQDLGRQGVTPSSRDLVVAANVVHATADLHATLRLLAASLRPGGALVLLEGVRSEPWVDMTFGLTDGWWRFSDTERRPDHPLPQVSVWKTALESAGLTEVRAVPAGGGGVGQVVIVARRPDEAVAAAGALEVRSGRMEPLLDAFRATASDEAADPLWVVTRGAIAVRDGEMGDPGAALAWGLARVFALEHPGRWGGIVDVPAEAPSPVVAEALRAAQSAPGDDDQFAWRDGRLFVPRLQPGTPATGGALGRPFDGGTVVVTGGLGAVGSHLARRLVDGGAARLVLVGRTAAGPFGAGDPRGPRLAALQQLGVPVEARSVDVTDVGAVRALFDELRSSGPPLRGIVHAAAVFDDRPLLELDVESLRRVVAPKLSGARNLAAALGPDDALGAFVLFSSTTGLIGVSGMAAYAAANQSLDALATELRARGLPALSVAWGLWATMDGVSDRQLEGYRSVGLRPMELEQALDAFDASLGGDRSVTVVADVDWRLLRSVYEARRPRPLLSQLGNEEPDETPEPSVEAVADDGTALADMDAEERLVFLVAAVSDEVRRVLRRPESAAVDPERGFFEMGMDSLMSIELRTRLQRRLELDLPSTLTFNHPTVEAVAHFVSSRIDRARAAAASSGGDAPTAATAAPEAPRAAAPESPGPSAPIDESASEEELVDMLEARLSRLGSRQGGRS; encoded by the coding sequence ATGAGCGATCTGCGCGATCTGGAGTCGCGGATCCTCGGCATGTCGAAGGAGCGCCTCGCGCTCCTCGCCCTCGAGCTGCGCGACCGCCTCGACGCGGTGTCCGACGAGCCCGGGGGAGACCCACGTGAACCGGTGGCGGTGGTCGGCATGGCCTGCCGCTTTCCCGGGTCGGCCGACACGGTCGAGTCGTACTGGCGCGACCTCCTCGACGGGGTCGACGCGGTGGCCGAGATCCCGCCCGACCGCTGGGACGTCGACGCCTGGTACGATCCCGATCCCGACGCACCCGGACGGATCGCCACGCGCTGGGCCGGCACGCTGCGCGACATCGCCCGTTTCGACGCCGACCTCTTCTCGATCTCGCCGCGCGAGGCGCGGGCGATGGACCCGCAGCAGCGGCTCCTGCTCGAGCAGACCTGGCGGGCCTTCGAAGACGCCGGACTCGATCCGACGGCCTTCGACGGCGACCCGGTCGGCGTGTTCGTGGGCATGTGCAACAACGACTACCTGTCGCGCCTGCTTGCCGAGGGCACCGACCGGATCGATGCCTACCTGTCGTCGGGCAATGCCTACAGCGTGGCCGCGGGACGGATCTCCTTCACCTTCGGATTCCAGGGCCCCGCCTTCACCGTCGACACCGCCTGCTCCTCGTCGCTGGTGGCGATCCATCAGGCGGTGCGCAGCGTGCGGTCGGGCGAGTCGTCGCTCGCGGTCGCCGCCGGGGTGAACGTGCTGTCGTCTCCCGAGACGGCCGTGGCGCTGTCGCGGGCCCGCATGATGGCCCCCGACGGCCGCTGCAAGGCCTTCGACGAGTCGGGCGACGGGTTCGTGCGCTCGGAGGGCTGCGGCGTGCTGCTGCTCAAGCGGCTGTCCGACGCCCGGCGCGACGGCGATCGCATTCACGCGGTGATCCGGGGGTCGGCGGTCGGTCAGGACGGCCGCACCTCGGGGCTGACGGTGCCCAACGGGCCCGCCCAGGAGGCGGTGATCCGCGCCGCTCTGGACGATGCCGGGCTCACCCCCGACGACATCGGTCTCGTGGAGTCGCACGGGACCGGCACCTCGCTCGGCGACCCGATCGAGATCGGCGCCCTGGGGCGGGTGTTCGGCACCGGTCGCGACCGTCCCCTCCGGGTGGGCGCCGTGAAGACCAACCTCGGTCATCTCGAGTCGGCCGCCGGGGTGGCCGGGGTGATCAAGGCGGTGCTGGCGGTGCGCGAGGGCGTGGTGCCGGGCAACCTGCACTTCCACACCCCGTCGTCTCGCATCGACTGGGAGTCCGCTCCGGTCGAGATTCCCACCGCCGCGAGCGCCTGGGAGGGCGCGGGCCCTCGACGCGCGGGGGTGAGCAGCTTCGGATTCAGCGGCACCAACGCGCACGTGGTGGTGGAGCAGCCGCCCGAGGCCGAGGAGCAGCCGCCCGAGTCCGATCGCTCGGCGGCGCGGCCGACTGCGCCCGACGCCGACGGCCCCGAACTGCTCGTGGTGTCGGCCCACGACCGCGCGGCGCTCACCACCCTCGAGCGCGCCTGGGTCGAGGCGCTCGAACAGCGCCCCGAGCACTTCCGCGATCTCTGCCACACCGCGCGCGTCGGCCGCCCCGCGCTGCCCTGGCGGCGCGCGGTGGTGCTGCAGTCCGGGGCCGGTGCTCGCGCCGCCTTCGCGGGCGATCTCGAGGCCGCGGTGGTGCACGGCGGGGCGACCCGCGCGGGGCGGGCACCGGCGCTCGTCTTCGCCTTCACCGGACAGGGGGCGCAGCATCGCGGCATGGGCCGTGATCTCTACCGGCACTTCCCGGTCTTCCGCGAAGCGCTGGACCACTGCGCCGCGATCCTCGAGCCGCATCTGCCGGCCCCGCTGGTCGACACCCTCTTCGACGAGCAGGGCACGGCGGATCTGATGGGGCCGGGATGGGCCCAGCCCCTCGTGGTGTCGTACGAGTGGGCGCTCTACCGGCTGTGGTCGTCGCTGGGGGTGGAGCCGGCGGCGGTGATCGGGCACAGCCTCGGCGAGTTCGTGGCGGCCACCGTCGCCGGCGTGCTCACGCTCGAGGAGATGCTGCCGCTGGTGGCGGCGCGCGGGCGACTGCTCGAATCGCTTCCGCCCGACGGTCGGATGGCGGCGGTGTTCGCCGAGGAATCGGTGGTGCGGTCGGTGATCCGACGTCAGGGCGGCGAAGTGGGGATCGCCGCCGTCAACGGCCCCCTCGACGTGGTCGTGTCGGGTCGGGCGGGCGATGTGGACGAGGTGATCGCCGCCTGCGCCGGGCTCGGTGTCGAGGCGCGGGCCCTCAAGCTCGATCGCGGCTTCCACTCGCCCGCGGTGGAGCCGATTCTCGACGCGTTGGAGGAGGCGGCCTCCCGGGTGCGCCACCGCACACCCGAACTGCCGATCGCCTGGAACGTCTCCGGCGAGCTGCTCGAGGAGGCGCCGCCCACCTCCTACTGGCGGGAGCACGCGCTTCGAACGGTGCGCTTCGCCGACGGCGTGGAGGCGCTCGCCTCGCTGGGGCCCGCCGCCGTGCTCGAGGTGGGTCCGCACCCGGTTCTCATCCCCTCGATTCAGCAGGCGTGGGACTCCGAAGCGCCGCGGGTGCCCTCGCAGCACCGGCAGCGCCCGCAGGTGGCCACCTTCATGGAGGCCTGCGCGGAGCTCTTCACCGCGGGGGTGCCTCTCGACTGGTCGGCGTGGCCCACCGAGGCGCGACGCACCCGGGCTCCGATGCACCCGCTGGGCGGAGAGCGCTACTGGGTGACCGCCGCGGCGGAGCAGCGCGCATCGGTGCGGGCCGGCGAGCTGCCCGGGAGCCGCCTGCCCGCCTCGGTCCCGATCTACGAGTCGCTGGTGACCCGCGATGCACCGCGCGAGGTGGCCGAGCATCGGGTGGCCGGGGTGGCCACCGTATCCGGTCCCGTTCTGGTGGAGGCGATTCGCGCCGCGGCCGAGGCGGAGGGGTGGCCCGCCGCCGTCGTGCGTGACCTCGAGCTGGTCGCGCCGGCCGTCGTGCCCGAGAGCGGGCTGCGGCTGCAGGTCACCCTCGACACGTCGGCCGGCGGAGCGGTCGGGGCGCGGGTGCACGGTTGCGCCGTCGACGGGGCGGGGGAGTGGCGGCATCACGCCACGGCCCGCGTGGAGGGGGGCGAACCGAGCGCGCCGCCGGAGGACTCCCCCGGCGGAGCGTCGACCCGGGTGCCGGTGGCCGATCACGCGGAGCGCATCCGGGAGATGGGCTTCGAGCTCTCCGACGCGCTCATGCCCTGGGGCGACGTGCAGGTGCGGGTCGCCGCGGACGGCTCCGCGCGGGCGGACGCGCCGATCGCGGCGGAGCCCGGGTCGACGTCGGCTCTCGGGCGGGCGGTGGTGCTCGACGCCGCGCTGCAGGTGCTCGGAGCGGCGCTCGGCGCCGCGCGCGCCATCGAGCCGCGGGTGTTCGCGGGAGCCGCCCGGGTCGCGGTCGGCGGCGACCCCGCCCGCGCCGTGCGCTGCCATGCGCGGATCACCCCGGGCGAACCCACGGTGGGCGACGTCTGGCTGCTCGATGACACGGGCGCCGCGCTGGCCTCGATCGAAGGGGTGCGCATGCCCCGCACCAGCGCCCCGGGCACCGCCTCGCTCGTGCGCCGTCACGCCCTCGACTGGGTGCCGGTGGAGGTCGCCGAACGCGGCGTGTCGCCCGGCGGCCCCGCCCGGGCCGCGCGCGCGGTGACCGACGCATGGGAGGCGATCCAGGACGCGTCGCGGCTCGAGGCCTACCGCACCGCCCTCCCCGAGCTCACCCGCCGGGTGCGGGCCCACATCGCCCGGGCGTTCGAGGAGCTGGGAATCCACGGTTCCGCCTCGCTGCCCGAGGGACTCGATGCGCGACTACCGCTCCTGCGGCGCTTCGCCGACCTGCTCGAGAGGGAGTCCCCCGACACCCCCGCCGAGCCGATTCCGGAGGAGGTCGAGCCGGTGGCCGAGCTCGTCGATCGCTGCGGCGAGGCGCTCGCGCCAATTCTGCGCGGTGACATCGATCCGCTGGCGGTGCTGTTTCCCGACGGGGCGGCCGAGACCACCCGCACGATCTACCGCGACACCCCCTTCGGCCGCGCCTTCAACGCGGCCCTGGGCGTGGCGGTGGAGGTGCTGGCCTCGTCGGCGCGCCGGCCGGACCCGCTGCGCGTGCTCGAGGTGGGTGCGGGATCCGGGGCCACCACCGAGGTGATGCTCGACGCCCTGGGCGGCGTGCAGTCGGAGCTGATGGTGTCGGACCTGTCGCCCACCCTGGTGACGGACCTGGTCGAGCGGCTCGCCGACCGCACCGCGATCGAGGGGCGGGTGATCGACATCGAGCAGGACCTGGGCCGCCAGGGGGTGACGCCGTCGAGCCGCGACCTCGTGGTGGCCGCCAACGTGGTGCACGCCACCGCCGACCTTCACGCCACCCTCCGCCTGCTCGCCGCCTCGCTGCGGCCGGGAGGGGCGCTCGTGCTGCTCGAGGGGGTGCGCTCGGAGCCGTGGGTGGACATGACCTTCGGGCTCACCGACGGCTGGTGGCGGTTCTCCGACACCGAGCGCCGCCCCGACCATCCGCTCCCGCAGGTGTCGGTGTGGAAGACCGCCCTCGAGAGCGCCGGGTTGACCGAAGTGCGCGCGGTGCCCGCGGGCGGGGGCGGGGTGGGTCAGGTGGTCATCGTGGCGCGCCGCCCCGACGAGGCGGTGGCCGCCGCCGGTGCGCTCGAGGTGCGATCGGGGCGCATGGAGCCTCTGCTCGACGCCTTCCGCGCGACCGCGTCCGACGAGGCCGCCGACCCGCTCTGGGTGGTCACGCGGGGTGCGATCGCGGTCCGGGACGGAGAGATGGGCGATCCGGGTGCGGCGCTCGCCTGGGGACTGGCCCGGGTGTTCGCACTCGAGCACCCCGGACGCTGGGGAGGCATCGTCGACGTGCCCGCGGAGGCGCCGTCGCCGGTCGTGGCCGAGGCGCTGCGTGCCGCGCAGTCGGCCCCGGGCGACGACGACCAGTTCGCCTGGCGCGACGGTCGCCTCTTCGTGCCTCGCCTGCAGCCGGGCACGCCGGCGACCGGCGGCGCGCTCGGGCGACCCTTCGACGGGGGCACCGTGGTGGTCACCGGCGGCCTCGGCGCCGTGGGATCGCATCTCGCCCGCCGGCTGGTCGACGGCGGCGCGGCGCGTCTCGTGCTCGTCGGGCGCACGGCCGCGGGGCCGTTCGGTGCGGGCGACCCCCGGGGTCCGCGACTCGCGGCGCTGCAGCAGCTCGGGGTGCCGGTCGAGGCCCGGAGTGTCGACGTGACCGATGTGGGCGCGGTGCGCGCCCTCTTCGACGAGTTGAGGTCTTCGGGGCCCCCGCTGCGGGGCATCGTGCACGCCGCCGCCGTCTTCGACGACCGCCCGCTGCTCGAGCTGGATGTCGAGTCGCTGCGGCGCGTGGTGGCTCCGAAGCTGTCGGGGGCACGGAATCTGGCGGCGGCCCTCGGCCCCGACGACGCCCTGGGGGCCTTCGTGCTCTTCTCGTCCACCACCGGTCTGATCGGGGTGTCGGGGATGGCCGCCTACGCGGCCGCCAACCAGAGCCTCGACGCCCTCGCGACCGAGCTGCGCGCCCGCGGCCTGCCGGCGCTGTCGGTCGCCTGGGGCCTCTGGGCCACCATGGACGGCGTCTCGGACCGCCAACTGGAGGGGTACCGCTCGGTGGGGCTGCGCCCGATGGAGCTCGAGCAGGCCCTCGACGCCTTCGACGCCTCGCTCGGCGGCGACCGGAGCGTGACCGTGGTGGCGGATGTCGACTGGCGACTGCTGCGTTCGGTGTACGAGGCGAGGCGCCCCCGCCCGCTGCTGTCGCAGCTCGGGAACGAGGAGCCCGACGAGACGCCGGAGCCGTCGGTCGAGGCCGTCGCCGACGACGGCACCGCGCTCGCCGACATGGACGCCGAGGAACGCCTCGTCTTCCTGGTCGCCGCGGTGTCCGACGAGGTGCGCCGGGTGCTCCGGCGGCCGGAGAGCGCGGCCGTCGATCCCGAGCGCGGCTTCTTCGAGATGGGGATGGATTCGCTGATGTCGATCGAGTTGCGCACCCGACTCCAGCGCCGGTTGGAGCTCGACCTGCCCTCCACCCTCACCTTCAACCACCCCACGGTCGAGGCGGTGGCGCACTTCGTGTCGTCGCGCATCGACCGCGCGCGGGCCGCCGCTGCATCGAGTGGGGGGGATGCACCGACCGCCGCGACAGCGGCGCCCGAGGCGCCGCGGGCTGCGGCTCCGGAGTCCCCGGGTCCCTCCGCGCCCATCGACGAATCGGCCTCGGAAGAGGAACTCGTCGACATGCTCGAGGCGCGGCTCTCGCGGCTGGGCAGTCGACAGGGAGGGCGCTCGTGA